One Lycium barbarum isolate Lr01 chromosome 5, ASM1917538v2, whole genome shotgun sequence genomic window carries:
- the LOC132639812 gene encoding uncharacterized protein LOC132639812: protein MVEDDVELRFMSALGSFKRRVAYSNVGYDHIVGWRTSSIRRNNELPKWEDSLNEKYPHIVHEEHCKACDSEQGESVVKEDDCFDRLEEELVTGLSRVSWEKIDVSFHSSRLRFAAHSVIQAKDQYMHAEGADVIQHMIDNFLL, encoded by the coding sequence ATGGTGGAAGATGATGTTGAATTACGCTTTATGTCTGCATTGGGTTCATTCAAGCGAAGGGTCGCATACTCAAATGTTGGTTATGATCATATTGTAGGTTGGAGAACATCGTCAATTAGACGTAATAATGAACTTCCCAAGTGGGAGGATTCCCTAAATGAGAAGTATCCTCATATTGTGCATGAAGAACATTGCAAGGCGTGTGATAGTGAGCAGGGTGAGTCTGTTGTAAAGGAAGATGATTGTTTTGACAGGCTAGAAGAGGAATTGGTGACTGGTTTATCTCGGGTGTCTTGGGAGAAAATAGATGTCAGCTTTCACAGCAGCAGGCTCAGATTTGCTGCACACAGTGTTATTCAGGCGAAAGATCAATACATGCATGCAGAAGGTGCTGATGTTATCCAACATATGATTGATAATTTTCTTCTATAG